catattatctattaatatatttttttaataatttattcagagtttgctttttaaaaaatgataattatgtttttcctttaaattattaacaataaaaatatttgtaatgttatagtcgtaaaattttaatgaaatattattcttttgaagatttgttttaaataaaaagcttACTCTGTAcaaattttactaataaagaaaaaaaatttttttaaatttaaaaaattttaaatttaaaaaaatggattaaTAAGACACACATGATTATGCGAATAACAACAAACacaagataaaaatagttgatatattgtttctttcatatattcaattactaataatcaaaaatattattcgttttttttgtagaaaatagatgaattatattttcaatataaaacaaCACATCAACTATTCTTGTTCACACGATTATCTAAATAGGACTTTAAAGTACCTGTGTACAAActgtaatattttgataatcttCTGTAGCTATAAAGCTAAAGAATTTAACatcacaaaatcaaaatattatgaacGCAAGaaatacatagaaaaaaataaaaataaaatttcataaaataattttgatatgattaatagataaaattctacttttaactgattttttacataaatatttttgtaaaagattaattttatggtcgcgaaattatttctatgttTATTATACGTTTACTGGGATGTTGCATACCTTACTAAGTAGCTGGGAGTCTAGTTCTTTTAATTGATCATCAAGacttttatttgtttgttcaAAGCTGCCCTGTTTCCTATATTTGTAACTGTCTGTAACACCATACGAACCAGTACTTCCATAACCACTACCACCGCCTAATACACTGCTTACTGttgaatataaaagttaatatttaaaaaaatttaattaataatcttaaaatatttgtatcattttttcatgaaaatacattttttaccaAGTTCTGGTGTACTTGTCAATGCAGTGTGGTGATCCGCTGATGTACTTGAATGAGACGAATGTGCAGCAGGATAACTACCAACACCACTACTGCTACTACTATCCTTATCATATGTATGTTTTTGAAGAACTCTAATCATTGCATCCCTTTCAGCTAATTTTGATTCTAAATCTTTCAttctataaaacaaaaaatagaacATTAGAAACAGAACATAAAAAactacattataattataaaaaaaataaaccatGTGAATATTACCTAGATTCAAGATCAGCCAATTTTTTTTGTGCAGCATGAACTTCATCCATGTGTCTCATTTTTTCGGATCGTGCTTCTGCAATTAATTTCTCTGCATCTTGACTCGTTTTTTCTAATGCAGCTATCTTTGCATCcctaattattcaaaaaaaataaattattaatatgaatatgaataaaaatattattaagcgATTATTAACTTACTTTGGTAAACTAGCTGCATCAATTGCTGCTTGTCTTAAAGCACTTTCTTCGAGGTAACGTTGTTCCCATTTTGCAACGTCACCTTCCAGtgacataattttttcatctcttTCGCGTATACGTCGTTTTAACTCTGCGATTGTTTCTCCATTAGAAGATTGTTCATTACCATTAGCACCACCGCCACCGCCACCTCCGCCTTCTCTTAATTCTCGTTCTAATTGACCTCTCAACTGTCTTTCTGTTTCTTCTCTTCTATCGCTCGATGCTTGAAGAGAAGACAAAGCTCGTTGAAGTTGACCTACCCTTTCTACATATACTTGTTTCTTTCGacactgtaaaaaaaataaatataaaaaaaaacttgtaaatataaaacatgaaatatgaatcaatttattgaaaaataaataaaaaaaaaattacctctTCTTCAAGACGCACCACATTGCCTTGTGCATTAGTAAGAGCAGTGTCTAGAATATCTATATGTGTACGTTGTTCCTGTAACGTTGCTCTTTGTGCTGCTAATTCGATTTCCTGTCTTTCTTTCGCCGCAGCTAGTtctttatctaatataaaaataaatatgattaaatcgaTGAACTGAATGAtgataaatagtaaaatatatttaaaatatatttactttgtgTAATCAATTGGCCAATTAATAATTCTCGTTGCGTTAATTCTTTTCTCATAGATTCCACGATCGGAGGACTATCGGTACGTGCtgataataaatctatttgatCTCGTAACGCGCGATTTAATTCGGTTAATCGTCTACAATCATTTTGTAACCTCAATCTAGCAGCTCGTTCCAGTTTCTCTCTTCGTTCACTTGACGCAGCCAATTCTTCGTGAGCCCTATGCACCTTTGCAATTTCTTGTTCCAACTTTTGAGATTTAGCAACTTTGTTATAACACcgttctaattctaattttaaggCACTATTTTCTTGGATTACAATTTGTATCATTTCTGATGGTGGCCAAATTTCACCTGTTGCAGATTCTGtctcttcccttccttttGTTTGAggtctataaaaatattaaatataaaatattacttgtgattcatcaaaaattaattaatttcaataatcaatttaattaaattaccgtGGTGAAGTCGCccgcaaattataattatcaatatctgGTTTGCCAATTCTAGACAAGTCAGGTTGTGATCTTGATAATGTCAATTTTTCCATTGGTCCAAGAAgtcgagatttattttttaaaggtaATAAAACAGACATATATGAAGGTGGTGGTCTATCTTCTGACTCACTATCATTTTGTTTCCCTCTATCACCATCTCTCATTCTCATATCAATATTTCCTCCATTATTTGTTAACTTACTATAAGATGGTACTTTAACTTCTTTTGCAAGGTGTTTTAATACCTGCTtggtttgattaaaataaaataataaaataataaataattaattatatttaatcaaatttaagttataataaaataattttcttataaatggaatattcatttgttatatattattattaaaatataaattatgataatcacCTGCGATTGACTGAGATAATCATCTGGTATATCTGTTATTTCTTGACATCCTCCATTATTAGATTGCTCATAAATATGATCTTCATgagttaaatttgataaagattGCATAGTAGGGCTATTTGAATGTCCTTTTCCACCAGCATCACAATATAAATAACCCATATCTCCATGTTCTCTCACTACACTTGATAgcctaaaattaaatatcaatatttataaaacatctgtataaaattataaatataaatataattctaatcgtcctataattttttcttaaaaatatatattttttaataaatatatatttaaatatattaccttCCAGATGGTACCCATGAATTATCATCATTAGCATTGTGTATTATAAGTGTATTGTAGGAGCTTGTAGACACATCTAAGCTACTTCTATTTGAACCTACACTGGTACGATTActtaaattatctttcaaaCTATTTCTATTAGAACCATTAATGCTGTCTTTAAGACTATTTCGATTAGAACcatttaaattctcttttaaacTGTTTCTGTTTGAACCATTCAAACTGTCCTTTAAACTATTTCTGTTGAGCAGGTTACCCTAGATTGcaataaagtaatttatacttatataacttaataatacaGGTAGCAATTTAAGATACGTAAGAATAATATAGGTAAATATCTGGGCATTAAAGAATGTCTACatttatctcaaaaataataaaagggaataaaaatatataatgcacaaaagagattaataaaaagaaaaaaaatacaaaaaaatatgtatatatgattaatattaaattactatcaacaaaattattaaaaatatacaattaataaatagttaaaataaatataattatacatacttgtatatttggtatattttctttatgacTGGAAGATCTGGATGGACTTTGCTGCTGATTTTCTTGACCTTGAGGTTCTTGGCGAGCTGTATGTCTTATAACATAGCGATCTTCATTGGTTAGATTCTCATTTGAAGTTGAAACATCAGTTTCACTACCACTTAAACTTTGTGGAAGACCAcctaataaatgaatataaaatataatatatttaaaaaaattataatttcatcaatttatatgtaaattgagatttcatattaaattttatatttattatttcattatcttagaaatattaataaattttcaaaagcaatgttctaaaaacaaatttcaaatttttctaatacctTGCATTGATAGTTGCTtcctttgtatattattatttgaaaaaggtAAAAATCTGCTACCTTGTTGCAAAGAACtcatttttctattgtttcatttacacctgttatattttatctgtaaatataaaaaattatttttttcacaattgttcatgaaatatataaaatcatttattatatatataacttttattattttgtattatattatcattactatattctagaaaaaaataattttacaaaaattgatttattatactttaataaGCTTTATGCACATTTGTATAACTAcacattagaaaaattaataaaaatagatctaTCGATATAAGTTCTTATAaaacacaaatttttatttttatacaagaattttttatacaatacatttaaataaatacttaaaagTACTTTGACTCAAAATTCGAAAACGTAAAcgaaaaagatacaaattattaatcttatggATTAATCACTTTTCTATCCTTACATGTTAAAAACTAATGAGAACGTAAACCTATTCATGCATTCTTGTATTTGACACTACGCGGCATTCGAAAACAAGAAACTGAGAGAGAATTATAAGAAGTCAATATTGAAGAAAGAGATGGTGATGTTATAGTAATGGTAAAGCAGAGCACTCTGACAGAGGTGTCAACACTCTGGAATGTTGATAATCCggagatattgaatttttcgttGATGCGTAACATTGTAATGAGAAAGTATTCGAAGTCTTACGAATTTAACTCATCAATATATTCCATGTTGCAAAATCAAAAACGCTATTTTTGCAcgcgattttttatatttttacaaatttttaaacttaaagggctgtataaataaacaaaaaatacaatatcgaACTAAAgccaacaaaaattttttatatgttatcgAAATGTAAGCAGATGGTCCTATCAATTTAATGTCCGATTACTCACATTATGCGAAAGTGCAAAAACGGGATGAGTGtcgtaattatttcaataaattagtACACTTTACAACTCCACgcacgagaaataaaaattgttagttCCTGCATTCCTCATCAGGGTGCGACGTATACGAAAGCGGGATACGCTCTTCCTGACTCTTCTaaacttttccaatttttttcttcatctatAGATGAATCACTAAAAAGCAATGTATGGAGAATGTCatccttatatattttttttgtattattgtatatttttttttatatttatatttataataaatgtaacaattcctttctttcttatatattgaTCAATGtgttttcattctttattcttaaataaaatatttatgtcaaGTTCATTGTTCTATCAATGTACGCaaactataatatacataaatatttacaataaatttttatataacattttaaataacattgtcatataaaaatacattttaatatatataattaaataaaacaagaaaattttcattgttatattatataatataaatatttaagtcgCATTCATTGGTATaggataataatcaaaattaagtattgaataatattaaataatattatttatatttgcattttattaatacaattattaatataaacaaatataattatattaaaaccattaaaaataattttcaatataaataatattataatataaacataatttttatcagaactcagtttatatatatatatatatatataaacgtatacaatatatatatgtatttatatatgcatctatctgtttatatttatattatgttataaaataatttatatagaattcatGTTACATGATTGtgaatagattaataattatgaattttaataaattacgtcAGTGTCATAaacctatattttttaaattgttatttcataatatgtttgttaaatcagaaaaaaatatttataataaattgttaaaaatctcTTCATATAGGATATTTCCTTACggtaatttacaaaaaaaaagaagtatttgCGAAgtcatttatttaacaatttataaaaaatatgaaaggtcatttttattctaattttcattatatattttaaattaatattattattattattaataaacaaatcatAAAGATGTTTCATATcatgtaaatgtaataaaattttatttatagtcaaaaatataaaatcaaatgtattattttttagttcaAAGTATCTCACATTTTTCAACTTCACTTCTTAACAATAAAATCATGTCTGAAGAATCATATGATGTTGGTTATAGTGATATTTTAAGAGCTCAAAAAGAccgtgatattttaattattgatgttagagaaaaagaagaaattggtGAAACTGGAAAAATACCTGGAAGTATTAATATACCAAGTATGttttaacagaaataattatttttaaaaatattagatagccattataataaattttattattatagtgtcTGATGTTGAAAATACATTGATAAACTTTtcgaataaagattttaaaaataagtttaacaAAGAGAAACCTtccaaaaatacaaaaatcatattttgctGTAGAGCTGGAAGAAGAAGTGGTATAATTCAGAAACAAATGCAAAAACTtggatataaaaagtataataatttaaaaagtatatagtttataatgttttatagatttactacataattaatcatatttatttattatagtaccTATAATTATACTGGAGGATGGCGGGATTGGGAaagaagaagtaaaaaataaaagcaaatgttaaaaaataatattttgtgtattaaaatgcttaataataatttaatattaatcataaaatgaaaattttttaatttatttttcatagcaATTAATCATagcaattaatatatcatataatacataattaactAATAGTaagtagataatatattttaatgtatatatgtatatatatatatatatatacatataaataatattttataatacattcaagaattttatatacattgtcaaaaatattatttttatataaaacaatcatgttattttctttttttgttcttgTGCCAATTTTTGATTAACCATCTCTCTAAATTGTCCCAAAATaagattttctcttttttgtcgTTCTTCTTTACTAAACATAGCTAATGCTCGTTTCTCATCAGCAGAATAAATCTGGTTTTCTTTTCGGATACGAACAGCTTCCATTCGTCGatgtctaaaataaatattaatattaatatcattatattctaatgaaatttaattaagaatatttaataaaatgatttaccTGCTACCACTCATAACATAACCAACAGCTTCATATGCAGCAATCTCTTCAGAAGTTAAACCAATTTCACCTCTTCTAGGTATACGTTTTCCTTCTGCAACATATGCAGCCATAGCAGCACCTTCACCAGGCAGAAGAGCTTTGCCAAAATCTTTAGCAGATAATGTCACGTGTGGTTTCTGAACTGGACCTACTATGCCTTCATCACCACTTTCATCTGAACTTGATCCTTTCTTAATCTTTGCTTTAtcattaattccatttttttctaccCATTCCAATTCCTCCAATTCACTATCAGAACTACTatctgattttttctttttctttttatattttttctttttttccttcttagcttttttttctttttttaattttttacttttctagaacaatgaaataataaaaaaattataaaataatatatattaaaaataataattattataagagaacattataatataacattataatattataaataaaataaatttcatataaaaatttatatgaagaaatattgaaagtattataaaaaaagttaattattaaagaaataaaaatatcaaattatattttcataccttcttcttcatttcttgttttctttttctaattcttgGCATAATATTGTctttatatcgattaatttcttcatcttcatcagaactgttttaattatacaatatttattatatatgtcataatttttaattgatgaaatatcattataaaaaataaattatttaaaattatcaatcttatcgataaaataatttgaataataataatataaaattattatgttataacttCTTACTCTTCGATTCGTGTTGGCGATTTTCCCCAAATTCTGTCAACACCACATAATCCAATTTGCTCTCTATCTCTTCTACGTGCATCCATTGTCATACTCGTTTATACTATAACTTGTGACAAAACAGAATTTAGAAGAACTACAATATTGCCCTCTGGTTTTAATTACAGATATATATCTGCTTATACTTACAGGTTAAGCAATATCGACATTTGTTAATTGGTGAAATTATTCACCAATAATTTACgcagttatatataaattttatagaccaaatataaataaaggaaaaagataataaaaatattgaaaccaATGCCATCTTCAGAATATCATAGACATCTCTTcaaaaacaagataaaatagaataaaatttaaaatcagcaTTATCTTTTgagtaataaaaacaatttttctaaaaatactcAAGAGATGGAGTTGACGGTTAATTCTTATgcctttttttatctattttagtttcatttgcggcactcttgagatggcgctgattccataatttttaatctatctctatccttttcttatttatttttttgtctacGTTTGCTTTTGCCgcgtaattacaaataaaatatgaaatactcATTGAATATTCatgcttttattatttttttttaaaaactaataatgtatttgatcttaaatataaaaaatatagatatttttttctgattctgattctgaaaaaaatatttttttaaaatatcttatataaataattaatctctaattacaatattaatattacaatataaataaaaatttatttttaattttcatttattaaaaacaattttttataattgaaaaattataagtaatatcaCTATTGCAATTATCTATTTCATAAtgcatatgtaaatataattatgtttaaaatgcagtattttatatatatgcctCGAAGATATACTATAtcagaatatatgtatatttgtttcattttataattttgaaattgaattaaaaaatttattattaaaatttaattttaatattaatcattataattggaacaattattattattatcaaacattttattgtgatttattaaaataaatattatttcgatgaaATAGAGATGTATTGATAAATGTTAAAACTCAGcatgtatacaaaaataaatgatatttacgatattatatttataaagtaatcaaaaaataaggtaaaaaagagaaaaacgcatatagaagtgaaaataatatttagattttattgacTTGTTTTATGAAACACTTTTAGAAGAATTCCATGATGAATtccgataatttaatatcaaaatgtgtttttaataaatattaataaaaatacattacataaaatatctacAATGATTACAaagattgatataaaattacatgtcAATGGACAGTATTACTAtccaagatttataaatatacaaagtaGCAATTGTtgtcatttttaatcatattgttagtaatatctattataattaataaatattataattataatcctcttttcttttctttacttagatagaaaaatatccgtaataatttcatttatttagatCTTAAGCATCATGCGtttccaaataatataaaatttaatgatatatcactaaatgaaaattattgtaagtatgttaataataaatagattcatttaaggaaatattttacgtaaactaaacattcgatatttaatttgataataattaatacttgcATATTAGTAACAGATATGACAAGGCACTCTTAACAAGTCCattcttttcactttttttttttttttttttttataaaaacttgttCAGCGTTAAGTTTCAAAAGATACGTATACATAACAGTTTCTCAATTAAATCTTGacattataagatttttatcattgtcATAAGTTTGGATCATATTTCttgtattgattataattattatatgttctaattatatttttaataacgattattaaatcttaaaaaaaatatattatacataatatatgtatataaaattatttctttttcaataaaaatgagttctaaattaaaatttatattttatgcaattataattatataaaaaaaaattaaaatttgtttcaaaatttttaaataaaattatcatttctttatattattaaaattagcaaaaagagtataataaatgaacaataattttctgaaattacatattttgctACTAATTCATTGTTTGAAAgttgcaaaattgaaataaaaattgaggacacaaattttacaatattttcttataataattacattattctaatatttttttgtattgtcgagaaatattatatagatacaaCGCAATAATGATCAACGCTATTACGGAGCATATTATTGTATTCGTTGGAATACAGAAGCACCATCAATTTGTGctgtaatttttatgaaaccaactttaaaaagtatagtttttttaaaaattacaacgtTGAATATCAAGAAAGATATTGAttgattgcaaaaatattaataggttttaaaaatttattttctattctatatatttttaaattaacaagatttactttattttattccacaaacatattttttagaaattattatctatgaaaattatgaattaaattattttatattaaaattttatattataatattttatataatattatattatatttattataatataaaattttagtacaaATTTGatacattcttttattatcttttattatctaaaattattatctttgttatatatcaatattatatatatcaaaaatttcgcAATCAGTCAATACTCTCGAtactttgattaaatatttatctacattttgcttattttataattcagttaaataaatacatttcgaattatagattatttcaaGGAAAAGTatccaaagaaaaattattttaaaaatcatttagaaTTCAAGATAAAATCAACGGACACTATTCCTTGACTATTTGCTTATACTTTGAGCTCAATGATAAAACTCAAGTTAAAGAAACACTTTGTctctatgatataatatgaatacatACCGATTCTTAAGAGTTATTCTCGCATCTATTGAAAATGccatgattattaaaatatttctagttCCTGTGATTTTCTAGTTTGCACACAGAAtctgtaatttttaacaattttaatttggcTCCATAAACAACATTATTGTGTATTACGCATTAATActgtttcttctttaaaatgattattatttataataaatagatcaaatgaattgaattaaaatcattattatcgtaagaaacaaaaaaacaatttatatctttatcaaattaaaataaaatttctgtgTAGAATAAATCTTTACACTTTGtactaaaagatataaaaattacataaattaaaatgggaGATTTTGTACATCTTTGTACGTGATtctaaatcgaagaaaaattaaaacaatttttcttctaatacaaatcaatttaaaaaaattgtatacaaacttctgtaaaaaattatattataaatcgtcAAATGTCATTATTTTACAAacgattatatacaaaaatgaatcaatatcGTGTATAAATGTCAAGAacgaatatgtaaaaatttcagaatagCCTTCATAGTAAATACTTCGGTACAGTAATAGATCATTGGTATCATTGTAAAACTTCCCCGTAAgttcgtaattattataaattgaaaaaaaaatatatatctgttaTCGTCTTtcctaaaatttcaaaagaaaaacgagaaaagatTGTCTTATGTATGATAAATAGTTAAAGTATAAACAGGATTAGTATACGTTTCAAGAATAAAACTTCTCGATATACTGTTTAGTCGATATCACTGACGATCCaaagctatttaaataaacatttttaaaaactcgCTTTGGTTTGTCATAGATCAACTATATTCGAATTGGATAATatctcgattattaaaaaaataaaatgtggcAGTGATCCtcattatttgcatatataatatcttaatatcccggaattaaaatttactgcaGGAACTCAGTACatttgaacaaataaaaatgtacaaaccGCTAcagaagtaaaaataaattaataaaattggtaTCTTGACGttcagaattaattttctaatcctCAAGTTATAGGATTAGATCAAAAGTCGATCCTCATCCAAAgtgtagaatatataattctcatttactttataattattaacataaaacCTATAATATGAGAAGAAAACAGTTTCAAATTTCCAATAGAAACTTATATAAGATCATTAACAGATTTCTGGCAGCTAGCAATCAGACAAAAATCTTTGAAGGAGGAACATAGATCACTCAGTCTCCATCCTATCACTCGAGGATCAACACAATTACCGAAACAATTTACTATATTTGCGCAAAAGTTCCTCGAACGAGGAACGAATCAAACAAGCGCCTCCGtgtgataatgatgataatgatgatgaataTGCTCATGAACATGCTTCCTGCCGGAGCTCGCTGCAGCATTTTGCGAGAATTCCCGTTCCAGCCAACGAACGACTTGAATCGTGGCTCGGGCTTGATCTTGTTCCCTGGTTGCGTGTTTCAAATGATGCTTCTTGCTCGATTTACCACATTGTTGCGTTTGGCTAAATTGTGTCTCGTTACGTTGAATATTATGATTGTTGGTCGTGGTCTGATTGATGGGATGTTGATTGTTCGATATCAGATTGCTCCCATTGCGATTCGTATTAGTAGTTTGTTGATCTGTGTACACGTTTGGATTGATCACTGTTCTTGATAAAACTTGAGGTTGAACATACGCACGCGGCGGTTGCACAGTAGCGTTATTCCTCTGAAGACCGTACTGCGCCCGCGTCTTTCTCAAATTCCCCCTATGCTTTGCAGGTACCTTGGAGAACGATGTGAAACCCTGAGGCTTTTCCCGAGTAGGTTTATGGTAGGCAGTCGCCGTAGGCCGAGATTCCGTCGGTGAACGACAGTCTTGATTGTAGTGAGGCGAAGACTCGACATGTGGGACTTGAGATGGAATGCGCAGTTGCTCGTTCTGATGTCGTTTCCTGGCAAACATTTGGTAATtcttttatcatcatttttcttttttatcaataaatttttaatatttttttattatttgtagtaTTAAAcgcaattaaacaaatattcaagatattc
The sequence above is drawn from the Apis cerana isolate GH-2021 linkage group LG11, AcerK_1.0, whole genome shotgun sequence genome and encodes:
- the LOC107997757 gene encoding angiomotin-like protein 1 isoform X1; the protein is MSSLQQGSRFLPFSNNNIQRKQLSMQGGLPQSLSGSETDVSTSNENLTNEDRYVIRHTARQEPQGQENQQQSPSRSSSHKENIPNIQGNLLNRNSLKDSLNGSNRNSLKENLNGSNRNSLKDSINGSNRNSLKDNLSNRTSVGSNRSSLDVSTSSYNTLIIHNANDDNSWVPSGRLSSVVREHGDMGYLYCDAGGKGHSNSPTMQSLSNLTHEDHIYEQSNNGGCQEITDIPDDYLSQSQVLKHLAKEVKVPSYSKLTNNGGNIDMRMRDGDRGKQNDSESEDRPPPSYMSVLLPLKNKSRLLGPMEKLTLSRSQPDLSRIGKPDIDNYNLRATSPRPQTKGREETESATGEIWPPSEMIQIVIQENSALKLELERCYNKVAKSQKLEQEIAKVHRAHEELAASSERREKLERAARLRLQNDCRRLTELNRALRDQIDLLSARTDSPPIVESMRKELTQRELLIGQLITQNKELAAAKERQEIELAAQRATLQEQRTHIDILDTALTNAQGNVVRLEEECRKKQVYVERVGQLQRALSSLQASSDRREETERQLRGQLERELREGGGGGGGGANGNEQSSNGETIAELKRRIRERDEKIMSLEGDVAKWEQRYLEESALRQAAIDAASLPKDAKIAALEKTSQDAEKLIAEARSEKMRHMDEVHAAQKKLADLESRMKDLESKLAERDAMIRVLQKHTYDKDSSSSSGVGSYPAAHSSHSSTSADHHTALTSTPELGKKLSSVLGGGSGYGSTGSYGVTDSYKYRKQGSFEQTNKSLDDQLKELDSQLLSKRALCCFPGFSNPGTASRKGKIPKPLLAGVDSTGTSSTASSKSRLLDDSGGEVSPGIMEFASAASRLKGTVSRLSDGKPEDMMLLEKQGRSSQRQRMQEGEPRRAGSLPPSSLPRPPKNMKSTGSRYCRLSDTETRKKSDPGPALDTSASMKVRDTNNCTIEYGRFDTKAQRRKKSSGTEPLVVNNSLKKPSSTTSHEYERLQGENIRKKQPANSETKHRETQSRSLIPPPSRRIGEYGRLSDGTLRKQAGSRGQSTGSTVSSKSGGRDSGGTASSEASTSSLPPFKARSIPRPNNYRIQF
- the LOC107997757 gene encoding angiomotin-like protein 1 isoform X2; its protein translation is MSSLQQGSRFLPFSNNNIQRKQLSMQGGLPQSLSGSETDVSTSNENLTNEDRYVIRHTARQEPQGQENQQQSPSRSSSHKENIPNIQGNLLNRNSLKDSLNGSNRNSLKENLNGSNRNSLKDSINGSNRNSLKDNLSNRTSVGSNRSSLDVSTSSYNTLIIHNANDDNSWVPSGRLSSVVREHGDMGYLYCDAGGKGHSNSPTMQSLSNLTHEDHIYEQSNNGGCQEITDIPDDYLSQSQVLKHLAKEVKVPSYSKLTNNGGNIDMRMRDGDRGKQNDSESEDRPPPSYMSVLLPLKNKSRLLGPMEKLTLSRSQPDLSRIGKPDIDNYNLRATSPRPQTKGREETESATGEIWPPSEMIQIVIQENSALKLELERCYNKVAKSQKLEQEIAKVHRAHEELAASSERREKLERAARLRLQNDCRRLTELNRALRDQIDLLSARTDSPPIVESMRKELTQRELLIGQLITQNKELAAAKERQEIELAAQRATLQEQRTHIDILDTALTNAQGNVVRLEEECRKKQVYVERVGQLQRALSSLQASSDRREETERQLRGQLERELREGGGGGGGGANGNEQSSNGETIAELKRRIRERDEKIMSLEGDVAKWEQRYLEESALRQAAIDAASLPKDAKIAALEKTSQDAEKLIAEARSEKMRHMDEVHAAQKKLADLESRMKDLESKLAERDAMIRVLQKHTYDKDSSSSSGVGSYPAAHSSHSSTSADHHTALTSTPELVSSVLGGGSGYGSTGSYGVTDSYKYRKQGSFEQTNKSLDDQLKELDSQLLSKRALCCFPGFSNPGTASRKGKIPKPLLAGVDSTGTSSTASSKSRLLDDSGGEVSPGIMEFASAASRLKGTVSRLSDGKPEDMMLLEKQGRSSQRQRMQEGEPRRAGSLPPSSLPRPPKNMKSTGSRYCRLSDTETRKKSDPGPALDTSASMKVRDTNNCTIEYGRFDTKAQRRKKSSGTEPLVVNNSLKKPSSTTSHEYERLQGENIRKKQPANSETKHRETQSRSLIPPPSRRIGEYGRLSDGTLRKQAGSRGQSTGSTVSSKSGGRDSGGTASSEASTSSLPPFKARSIPRPNNYRIQF